Proteins co-encoded in one Bremerella sp. TYQ1 genomic window:
- a CDS encoding DUF1573 domain-containing protein yields the protein MFRKVWLAVCLVPLVASVGYSQEWANKMFKVRTHDFGAVAKGAKVYYEFEIENIYEETVHIASVRSSCGCTSPSIKNDTLKTWEKGAIVAKLNTDSFLGHKSATVTVTIDKPFYAEVQLNVSTNIRGDVVFEPGSVQFGNVQLGEASVAKVHVTQAGRSDWQITDVRSNDDYLGVDLKETNRGGGRVGYDLTVHLKDNAPVGFISSQLALITNDGSSRSVSLPVEGKVESPLNVSPSALSLGELQPGEKTEAKLIVRAKKPFKITNVQCDSECFQFAALSEEPKKLHFLPLTFTAGKDGGTVVKKITIETDLGNGISGESVATAVVKEANSET from the coding sequence GTGTTTCGTAAAGTATGGCTCGCCGTCTGTCTGGTACCTCTTGTGGCTTCCGTTGGCTATAGCCAGGAATGGGCGAACAAGATGTTTAAGGTTCGCACGCACGACTTCGGTGCAGTGGCCAAGGGTGCCAAGGTTTACTACGAGTTCGAAATCGAGAACATCTACGAAGAAACTGTTCACATTGCCAGTGTCCGTTCCAGCTGCGGTTGCACGAGCCCCTCGATTAAGAACGACACTCTCAAGACATGGGAAAAGGGCGCGATCGTCGCCAAATTGAATACGGACAGTTTTCTGGGACACAAAAGTGCCACCGTCACTGTTACGATCGACAAACCTTTCTATGCAGAAGTCCAGCTGAACGTTTCGACGAACATCCGCGGCGACGTGGTCTTCGAGCCTGGTTCCGTCCAGTTTGGCAACGTCCAGCTAGGGGAAGCCAGTGTCGCCAAAGTGCACGTGACTCAGGCTGGTCGCAGTGATTGGCAAATCACCGACGTGCGTAGCAACGATGACTACCTTGGAGTCGATCTGAAAGAAACCAATCGTGGCGGCGGACGTGTCGGTTACGACTTAACGGTTCACCTGAAAGATAACGCTCCGGTTGGTTTTATTTCGAGCCAATTGGCCCTGATCACCAACGACGGCAGCAGCCGCTCGGTTTCATTGCCAGTGGAAGGCAAAGTCGAATCGCCATTGAACGTCAGCCCGAGTGCATTGTCGCTGGGTGAGCTTCAGCCAGGCGAAAAGACCGAGGCGAAGTTGATCGTACGAGCAAAGAAGCCATTCAAGATCACTAACGTTCAGTGCGATAGCGAATGCTTCCAGTTCGCGGCGTTGTCGGAAGAGCCAAAGAAGCTTCACTTCCTGCCGCTGACGTTCACCGCTGGAAAAGATGGCGGCACTGTCGTGAAGAAGATTACGATCGAAACCGATCTCGGTAACGGAATCAGTGGCGAATCGGTTGCGACTGCCGTCGTTAAGGAAGCAAATTCCGAAACCTAA
- a CDS encoding carbon starvation protein A, producing the protein MSTLIVAVLSFVGFIVAYNTYGRWLSKKIFDLDDSREVPSKQLQDDIDYCPTDRQVVFGHHFTSIAGTGPIVGPAIAVFWGWLPALLWVVFGSIFVGAVHDLGSLIISLRNRGQTVGEIAGRMINKRAKYLFLLVLASALMVVLAIFGLVVASIFAIYPQTVLPVWISMPIAIALGIYARKKDAHLLIPSLVALAIVYASIYVGVYYLPIDLSQIMSDVLSPELAQNPYLSALVIWTVILLIYCFVASVLPVWLLLQPRDYVNSHQLLVALALLFVGLLVASVTGAADLAESTPAVAQQMPEGAPPIFPFLFITIACGACSGFHCLVSSGTSSKQVEKESDAQYIGYGAMLLEGGLAVIVILACCAGVGMGIFEGAPTEDGGFAYTALTNADGEPIMGRAAWEMRYDMSKGWSAFGLKDLVAAFVEGGANFLSAIGIPLEIGISIIAVLVANFAATTLDTATRLQRYVLQELFVSNPVTRPLSGKYAATAVAVLSALGIAIFAGPIPGRGGTLLWPLFGAMNQLLAGLAMMVTAFYLWRRNKPIWFIAIPMIAMLVLPFLAMSYNLFSDHGYLAEHKVLLAVLGIGVLILQAWMLFEAIVMWPKVKGVLEESLPPLPEKKPIVAADN; encoded by the coding sequence ATGTCCACGTTAATTGTCGCCGTTCTTTCATTCGTTGGCTTTATTGTTGCCTATAACACCTATGGGCGCTGGCTATCGAAGAAGATCTTCGACCTCGACGACAGTCGCGAAGTCCCAAGCAAACAGCTGCAAGACGACATCGACTACTGCCCTACCGATCGCCAAGTGGTGTTTGGCCATCACTTTACGAGTATCGCCGGGACAGGCCCAATCGTGGGGCCGGCGATTGCCGTGTTTTGGGGTTGGCTGCCGGCCCTTTTGTGGGTGGTGTTCGGATCGATTTTCGTGGGTGCCGTTCACGATTTAGGTTCGCTGATTATCTCACTACGAAATCGCGGGCAAACGGTCGGCGAAATCGCTGGTCGAATGATCAACAAGCGGGCAAAGTACCTGTTCCTTCTGGTGTTGGCCTCAGCGCTGATGGTGGTTCTCGCGATCTTTGGATTGGTGGTCGCAAGCATCTTTGCCATTTACCCGCAAACGGTCTTACCCGTTTGGATCAGCATGCCGATTGCGATTGCATTGGGAATATATGCCCGCAAGAAAGATGCTCACCTACTGATCCCGTCATTGGTCGCATTGGCGATCGTTTACGCTTCGATCTATGTCGGTGTGTATTATCTGCCGATTGACTTGTCACAAATCATGTCAGACGTGCTCAGTCCTGAATTGGCTCAAAACCCCTACCTGAGCGCGTTAGTTATTTGGACGGTCATTCTTTTGATTTACTGCTTCGTGGCATCCGTGTTACCCGTTTGGTTGTTGCTGCAGCCGCGAGATTACGTGAATAGCCATCAACTGCTGGTGGCTCTTGCGTTGCTTTTTGTCGGTCTGCTCGTCGCAAGCGTAACAGGGGCCGCTGATTTAGCCGAGTCGACACCCGCCGTGGCTCAACAAATGCCAGAAGGGGCTCCCCCCATTTTCCCGTTCTTGTTCATTACCATCGCTTGTGGCGCATGCAGTGGGTTTCATTGCCTGGTAAGTAGCGGTACATCAAGTAAACAAGTCGAAAAAGAATCGGACGCTCAGTACATCGGTTATGGGGCCATGCTGCTGGAAGGTGGCTTGGCTGTGATCGTGATCCTGGCTTGCTGTGCAGGCGTTGGGATGGGCATCTTTGAAGGTGCTCCGACCGAGGATGGTGGCTTCGCCTACACCGCACTTACCAATGCCGATGGCGAACCGATCATGGGTCGCGCTGCGTGGGAAATGAGGTACGACATGTCCAAAGGCTGGTCGGCATTTGGCTTAAAAGACTTGGTCGCTGCGTTTGTGGAAGGCGGAGCGAACTTCCTTTCCGCGATCGGAATTCCACTAGAGATCGGGATCAGCATTATTGCGGTGCTAGTCGCAAACTTCGCAGCAACAACACTGGATACCGCGACCCGATTACAACGGTACGTGCTACAGGAATTGTTCGTGTCGAATCCTGTCACTCGACCACTTTCCGGTAAATATGCGGCGACCGCCGTGGCAGTGCTATCAGCTTTAGGTATCGCGATATTCGCTGGCCCGATCCCGGGGCGCGGCGGAACGCTGCTTTGGCCACTGTTTGGTGCGATGAATCAGCTACTTGCTGGACTGGCAATGATGGTCACCGCGTTTTACCTGTGGCGAAGAAACAAACCGATTTGGTTTATCGCAATACCAATGATCGCCATGCTGGTTCTGCCATTCTTAGCGATGTCGTACAACCTGTTTTCCGACCATGGCTATCTGGCGGAACACAAAGTGCTTCTCGCAGTGCTCGGGATCGGGGTGCTAATCCTGCAAGCCTGGATGCTGTTCGAGGCCATCGTGATGTGGCCCAAAGTGAAGGGGGTGCTGGAAGAGTCGCTTCCGCCATTGCCGGAAAAGAAACCGATCGTTGCTGCCGACAACTAG
- a CDS encoding thioredoxin-disulfide reductase encodes MSEKIENVIIVGSGPAGWTAAIYAARANLNPLLYEGAALQEHYDLGRGPLGQLAMTTEVENFPGFPAGDLSGYLDNAIDESLRQYMAPHQKHGVSGPELMELMRQQAKNFGTRVVTDDILEVDFSEQPFKLKPREGEEWLKARSVIIATGARANYLGLESESKFKNRGVSACAVCDGALPRFREKPCIVVGGGDSAIEEADYMSKYSSIVYLVHRRDKFRASQAMVDRVMNNKKVEVVWNHVVTEVLGDDQNGVTGAKLASTVDDSTKDLEASGFFLAIGHTPNTDFLKGKLEMNNSGYLKWTVPFRTNTSVDGVFAAGDVADDYYRQAITAAGTGCMSALDAERWLASQGLH; translated from the coding sequence GTGTCGGAAAAGATTGAAAACGTCATCATCGTCGGAAGTGGACCTGCGGGCTGGACCGCGGCTATTTATGCGGCTCGGGCAAACTTGAATCCCCTTCTGTACGAAGGTGCAGCGCTGCAAGAGCATTACGACTTGGGCCGAGGACCGCTGGGCCAGCTTGCGATGACGACCGAAGTGGAGAACTTCCCAGGCTTCCCAGCTGGCGACCTGAGCGGTTACCTCGACAATGCCATCGATGAAAGCCTGCGTCAGTACATGGCCCCACATCAAAAGCATGGTGTCAGCGGTCCAGAGCTGATGGAGCTGATGCGTCAGCAGGCCAAAAACTTCGGTACACGCGTAGTGACTGACGACATTCTGGAAGTCGATTTCTCGGAACAGCCGTTCAAACTGAAGCCTCGTGAAGGGGAAGAGTGGTTGAAGGCTCGCTCGGTGATTATCGCTACTGGTGCCCGGGCAAACTACCTCGGCTTGGAATCGGAATCGAAGTTCAAAAACCGCGGCGTAAGCGCATGTGCCGTATGTGACGGTGCTTTGCCGCGTTTCCGCGAGAAGCCATGTATCGTTGTTGGTGGTGGTGACTCGGCCATCGAAGAAGCCGATTACATGAGCAAGTACAGCTCGATCGTCTATCTCGTGCATCGTCGCGATAAATTCCGTGCTTCCCAAGCCATGGTCGATCGCGTTATGAACAACAAAAAGGTCGAAGTGGTTTGGAATCACGTCGTTACCGAAGTTCTCGGCGATGATCAAAACGGCGTGACTGGTGCAAAGTTGGCCAGCACTGTCGACGACTCGACGAAAGACCTCGAAGCGAGTGGTTTCTTCCTGGCCATCGGTCACACACCGAACACCGACTTCCTGAAGGGCAAGCTGGAAATGAACAACTCCGGCTACCTGAAATGGACGGTCCCATTCCGTACCAATACCAGCGTCGATGGCGTTTTCGCTGCCGGTGACGTGGCCGACGATTACTACCGCCAGGCCATCACGGCCGCAGGAACTGGATGTATGTCGGCTCTCGACGCCGAACGCTGGTTGGCCTCGCAGGGCTTGCATTAA
- a CDS encoding divalent metal cation transporter, whose protein sequence is MSETVTKVETDREILQEAQSKGAGATLGAWVRLSGPGWIQSAITLGGGSLSGAVFLGILGGFNLLWLQLVAIIMGVVMLSAISYVTLSTGKRPFREINTHINPVLGWGWVLATVAANMIFLMPQFGLCYSVLNKNMGLFPDSLEAKIAVSVVLFLAGGSMVLLNMKPGLSSKIFDILLKAIIGVIVLCFFGVVIKLASSGTFSWSEVFQGFIPDLSGWSKPTGQLAEVASQVEEPYRSFWTDRIVADQRASMIGAAATAVGINMTFMMPYSMLARGWDKPFRGLARFDLATGMAIPYILVTSCVVIAASSAFHANPGEAFLSEDPAVMAKSPIYGGAEKMLAKRVLDDKDQPLEIPAEYSDASKNEEGEVVSATLIENLTTPKEETGLQPYAPLKERIAQLPQQEKILAASLVKRNEAVLAESLEPLLGKFLSKWIFGLGVFGMGFSTIVILMMINGYAFTEMTNAKPNGMIHIIGCALAGISGASWFVIWDGPAKTWLSILASSFAGMFLPIAYVTFFMMMNSTRILGKDKPRGISWVVWNLLMIVSVVGAIAASSVAIYDKVTSSGTPLPLKYTVLTVVFGYLILFVGGFFFKSKSTDSDATETETADSA, encoded by the coding sequence ATGTCAGAGACCGTCACCAAAGTCGAAACGGATCGTGAGATTCTGCAGGAAGCACAGTCCAAAGGTGCCGGGGCAACGCTCGGTGCCTGGGTTCGCTTGTCGGGACCTGGCTGGATTCAAAGTGCGATCACCCTCGGTGGTGGCTCGCTTTCCGGGGCGGTATTCCTGGGGATCTTGGGTGGCTTCAATCTTTTATGGCTGCAGCTCGTTGCGATCATCATGGGCGTGGTGATGCTGTCAGCGATCAGCTACGTCACCCTATCGACCGGCAAACGGCCTTTCAGAGAAATCAATACGCACATCAATCCAGTGCTCGGATGGGGCTGGGTTTTGGCAACCGTCGCGGCGAACATGATCTTCCTGATGCCGCAGTTCGGGCTCTGCTATTCGGTGCTCAATAAAAATATGGGCCTGTTCCCTGACAGTTTGGAAGCGAAAATTGCCGTTTCCGTCGTCCTGTTTCTCGCCGGCGGCAGCATGGTTTTGCTGAACATGAAGCCTGGCCTGTCTTCCAAGATCTTCGATATTCTGCTCAAAGCGATTATCGGGGTGATTGTCCTTTGCTTCTTCGGCGTGGTGATCAAGCTCGCGTCTAGTGGCACGTTCTCTTGGTCGGAAGTGTTCCAAGGTTTCATTCCTGATCTGTCAGGATGGAGCAAGCCGACTGGGCAGTTGGCCGAAGTCGCGTCGCAGGTCGAAGAGCCCTATCGCTCGTTTTGGACTGACCGAATTGTTGCCGATCAACGGGCGTCGATGATCGGTGCCGCAGCAACTGCGGTGGGGATCAATATGACGTTCATGATGCCTTACTCGATGTTGGCTCGAGGGTGGGATAAACCGTTCCGCGGTCTGGCTCGGTTCGACCTGGCAACGGGGATGGCGATTCCTTACATCCTGGTGACCAGCTGCGTGGTGATTGCCGCTTCGTCGGCGTTCCATGCCAATCCTGGTGAAGCGTTTCTCTCGGAAGATCCTGCCGTGATGGCGAAAAGCCCAATCTATGGCGGTGCCGAAAAGATGCTCGCGAAACGCGTATTGGACGACAAAGATCAACCTTTGGAAATCCCTGCCGAATACAGTGACGCTTCCAAGAACGAAGAAGGTGAAGTCGTCTCAGCCACTCTGATTGAAAACCTCACCACGCCAAAAGAAGAAACTGGGCTTCAGCCGTACGCGCCGCTGAAAGAACGTATCGCTCAGCTTCCTCAGCAGGAAAAGATTCTCGCGGCCTCGTTGGTTAAACGGAACGAGGCGGTCTTGGCCGAGTCGCTCGAGCCGCTGCTGGGCAAGTTCCTTTCCAAGTGGATCTTTGGCCTTGGTGTGTTTGGAATGGGCTTCTCGACGATCGTCATTCTGATGATGATCAACGGGTACGCGTTCACCGAAATGACCAATGCGAAGCCTAACGGCATGATTCACATCATCGGATGTGCGTTGGCCGGAATTTCAGGGGCGTCTTGGTTTGTTATCTGGGATGGACCTGCGAAGACATGGCTCAGCATTTTGGCATCCAGTTTTGCTGGCATGTTCCTGCCGATTGCCTACGTGACATTCTTCATGATGATGAACAGTACCCGCATTTTGGGTAAGGATAAGCCTCGCGGCATAAGCTGGGTGGTCTGGAATCTGCTGATGATTGTCTCGGTCGTCGGCGCGATTGCGGCCAGTAGCGTGGCGATCTACGACAAGGTGACCAGCAGCGGAACTCCACTTCCTCTGAAGTACACCGTCTTGACCGTCGTGTTTGGTTATCTGATCCTGTTTGTAGGCGGATTCTTCTTCAAGTCGAAAAGTACCGACTCGGACGCTACCGAAACGGAGACTGCTGACTCCGCCTAA
- the asnS gene encoding asparagine--tRNA ligase: protein MEKRTVLQARSAETIGQTVCLEGWVRTRRDSKGGFSFIELNDGSCLANIQVVADNDLANYEDEIKHLTPGSSIRVVGEVKQSQGKGQTTEVKATEVFLYGTADAETYPLQKKRHTFEKLREWAHLRTRSNTFGSVFRVRNRVSFSIHQFFQERGFLYVNTPIITASDCEGAGEMFRVTTLDVDQPPKVNGKVDFSKDFFARPAYLTVSGQLEGEIFATSLGKVYTFGPTFRAENSNTSRHLAEFWMVEPEIAFADLEENMDVAEAFLKRIFTDVMNDCAEDMAFFNERIEPGILDTLTGIVDSEFLRCSYTEAIEILQKSGHKFEYPVSWGMDLQSEHERYLTEQHFKRPVILHDYPRTIKPFYMRCNDDGKTVRAMDVLVPKVGEIIGGSQREERLDVLESRMKEQGLDAEEYWWYLDLRRYGTVPHAGFGLGLERVLQFITGMGNIRDVIPFPRTPGWAEF from the coding sequence ATGGAAAAGCGAACGGTCTTACAGGCTCGCAGTGCCGAGACCATCGGGCAGACGGTATGTCTCGAAGGCTGGGTCCGAACGCGGCGCGACTCGAAGGGTGGCTTTAGCTTTATCGAGCTGAACGACGGAAGCTGCCTTGCCAATATTCAAGTGGTTGCCGACAACGATTTGGCAAACTACGAAGACGAAATCAAACATCTCACCCCCGGCTCGTCGATTCGTGTCGTGGGTGAAGTGAAACAGTCGCAAGGCAAAGGTCAAACCACCGAGGTAAAAGCTACCGAGGTCTTTCTTTACGGGACTGCAGACGCAGAGACCTACCCGCTGCAAAAGAAGCGGCATACCTTCGAGAAGCTCCGCGAATGGGCTCACTTGCGTACACGATCGAATACATTCGGCAGTGTGTTTCGTGTGCGGAATCGTGTGTCGTTCTCGATCCATCAGTTCTTTCAGGAACGGGGTTTCCTGTACGTCAACACGCCGATCATCACCGCTTCCGATTGCGAAGGGGCAGGGGAGATGTTCCGTGTCACGACGCTTGATGTCGATCAGCCACCGAAGGTCAATGGCAAAGTCGACTTCAGCAAAGACTTCTTCGCACGGCCAGCTTACCTGACAGTCAGCGGACAACTAGAGGGCGAGATCTTCGCCACCTCGCTCGGCAAAGTTTATACCTTTGGTCCAACGTTCCGCGCAGAGAACTCAAATACGAGTCGTCACCTGGCGGAGTTCTGGATGGTAGAACCAGAGATCGCGTTTGCCGACTTAGAAGAGAACATGGACGTCGCCGAGGCTTTCTTGAAACGTATCTTCACAGATGTCATGAACGACTGTGCGGAAGACATGGCATTCTTCAACGAACGAATCGAGCCTGGGATTCTCGACACACTTACAGGAATTGTCGACAGCGAATTCCTGCGGTGCAGCTATACCGAAGCGATCGAGATCCTACAGAAATCAGGCCATAAATTTGAGTATCCTGTCAGCTGGGGAATGGACCTCCAGTCAGAGCACGAGCGTTATCTGACCGAGCAACATTTCAAGCGTCCGGTTATCCTGCACGACTATCCGCGAACCATCAAACCGTTCTACATGCGTTGTAACGACGACGGCAAAACGGTGCGAGCGATGGACGTTCTGGTACCGAAAGTGGGCGAAATTATCGGTGGAAGTCAGCGCGAAGAACGCCTCGATGTGCTTGAAAGCCGCATGAAAGAGCAAGGCCTCGACGCCGAAGAGTACTGGTGGTACTTGGACTTACGTCGATATGGAACCGTTCCGCATGCTGGTTTTGGCCTTGGCCTGGAACGCGTTCTACAGTTTATTACCGGCATGGGGAACATTCGCGACGTGATTCCGTTTCCCCGAACCCCTGGTTGGGCCGAGTTTTAA
- a CDS encoding rhodanese-like domain-containing protein, with protein MSYRMLPLTLCAFVTLVSASAAWAVDLKEVKKEVDEGKAVLLDVREEVEWKKAHLVKAELVPLSTIATDAHAKKAIEKYTKDPDLKIYAYCQSGKRSVVASDMFKRVKADVIPITQSYQDLLDAGFKQTKGTDPKYDPPINVN; from the coding sequence ATGTCCTATCGAATGTTGCCTCTGACACTATGTGCTTTCGTCACGCTCGTATCGGCGTCGGCCGCTTGGGCGGTTGATCTGAAGGAAGTGAAGAAAGAAGTCGACGAGGGCAAAGCGGTTCTGCTGGACGTTCGCGAAGAGGTGGAATGGAAGAAAGCCCACCTCGTCAAAGCAGAGTTGGTTCCCCTTTCGACGATCGCTACCGATGCTCATGCGAAGAAAGCGATCGAGAAGTACACCAAAGATCCCGATTTGAAGATCTATGCCTATTGCCAGTCCGGCAAGCGTTCCGTCGTGGCATCTGACATGTTCAAGCGTGTCAAAGCAGACGTGATTCCGATCACGCAATCGTATCAGGATTTGCTCGACGCTGGTTTCAAGCAAACCAAGGGGACCGATCCTAAATATGATCCCCCGATCAACGTCAACTAA
- a CDS encoding NUDIX hydrolase, producing MKSPETVFEGVRFNVERVWQGERPRDIMRHPGAAVILPLVDDEHVCLIKNYRIAVEETLLELPAGTLEPDEAPEITAGRELEEETGYRADNIELLSVYYPSPGVMDEKMYMYIATGLTMYQPAREEGEEIENHVVTLSEAKEMVRDGRIADGKTLAALLFYFQFRS from the coding sequence ATGAAGTCGCCTGAAACAGTTTTTGAGGGAGTCCGCTTCAACGTCGAACGTGTCTGGCAAGGGGAGCGTCCCAGGGACATTATGCGGCACCCCGGGGCAGCTGTGATCTTACCGCTGGTAGATGACGAGCATGTATGCTTGATCAAGAACTACCGCATCGCGGTCGAAGAGACGCTTCTTGAGTTGCCTGCTGGTACGCTCGAACCAGATGAAGCCCCGGAAATTACCGCCGGTCGGGAACTAGAGGAAGAGACCGGATATCGCGCCGACAACATCGAACTGCTTTCGGTCTATTACCCATCGCCGGGCGTGATGGACGAGAAGATGTACATGTACATAGCGACCGGACTGACTATGTACCAGCCGGCTCGTGAAGAAGGGGAAGAAATCGAGAACCATGTCGTTACGCTAAGCGAAGCGAAAGAGATGGTTCGCGATGGCCGTATCGCAGACGGAAAAACGCTTGCCGCACTGCTCTTTTACTTCCAGTTCCGATCTTAG
- a CDS encoding sulfite exporter TauE/SafE family protein, with the protein MGRFFVRRLPPIWPFLLWLVVFYSVWLGIVAVGNHWGTLASHWPIALTMSLGSYVAGSTPMGGGTVAFPVLVLLFEMPGALGRNFGLAIQSIGMTSAAIYILSTHRPVDWGLLRPALIGSLIGTPLGAAFIAPYVPDLWVKLIFGVIWASFGIMHLVKLKELTTNQGMHHRSKSFDPAIGLTIGIFGGIASSITGVGIDMMIYATLVLLYRSDLKIAIPTSVILMAFTSLVGIGSNVLLSQISPSQFAIAPEVYTNWLAAAPIVALGAPFGALVVNLISRTPTLVVVSILCIGQFVWTLIHEHVTGVALLGAIVGILIFNLLFHLLYQLGESLQAAADSQTLELSTEEGTS; encoded by the coding sequence ATGGGGCGATTCTTCGTCCGTAGGCTGCCACCGATCTGGCCCTTTTTACTTTGGCTGGTCGTCTTTTATTCGGTTTGGCTCGGCATTGTTGCCGTGGGTAATCACTGGGGAACGCTCGCCTCACATTGGCCGATTGCGTTGACGATGTCCTTGGGATCGTATGTCGCCGGATCGACTCCCATGGGCGGCGGCACCGTCGCGTTTCCAGTGTTGGTACTGCTGTTCGAGATGCCAGGCGCACTCGGTCGAAACTTCGGCCTGGCCATCCAATCGATCGGCATGACTTCGGCTGCCATTTACATCTTGTCGACACATCGTCCGGTCGATTGGGGACTGCTTCGCCCTGCCCTGATAGGTTCATTGATCGGCACACCGCTGGGAGCAGCCTTTATCGCTCCGTATGTTCCCGATTTGTGGGTGAAACTTATCTTTGGCGTGATTTGGGCCAGTTTCGGTATCATGCACCTGGTAAAGCTCAAGGAGCTCACCACGAATCAAGGCATGCATCACCGCAGCAAGTCATTCGATCCGGCCATTGGTTTGACGATTGGAATCTTTGGCGGGATCGCCTCTTCGATCACCGGGGTAGGCATCGACATGATGATCTATGCGACGCTGGTTTTGCTGTACCGATCCGATTTGAAGATTGCCATTCCAACGTCAGTTATCTTGATGGCGTTCACCTCCCTGGTTGGAATTGGCTCGAACGTTCTGCTATCCCAGATTAGCCCTAGTCAGTTTGCAATCGCTCCAGAGGTTTACACCAACTGGTTGGCGGCCGCGCCGATTGTCGCTTTGGGAGCACCGTTTGGTGCGTTGGTCGTCAACTTAATCAGCCGAACCCCAACGCTAGTCGTCGTGTCGATCTTGTGTATCGGCCAATTCGTTTGGACACTCATCCACGAGCATGTCACCGGCGTCGCATTATTGGGGGCGATCGTTGGCATACTGATCTTCAACCTCTTGTTTCACTTGCTGTATCAGTTGGGCGAGTCACTCCAAGCAGCAGCCGATTCCCAAACGTTAGAACTATCGACAGAAGAAGGAACCTCGTAA
- a CDS encoding TrkA family potassium uptake protein — protein sequence MAESRLADGVRRPGECPECELAEVVTQQLDPDHPPPKRIEHLSGPIRKMATGAALFVAICVVAVFGYVAHGWRIDDAIYMVIITIFGVGYGEVQPVESPALRALTIMVIISGYGAVIYTIGGFMQMVVDGELQKALGARRMSLEIDRLAGHTIICGVGRMGSILARELATAAKPFVVIDTDERRLAAAQELGYLFINGDATDEHVLEQAGIKKASVLTTVLSEDATNVFVAVTARGMNPEIMIIARGENPKTEKKLIGCGADKVVLPTAIGAKKLAQMIIRPSAENMLDQVTTHGDMNDELGQIGLRFDELIVADGSTLVDKTISSIELRSNHGFLIVGLRRSDGSNVLNPPADTKLSSGDVVIVLGHSNDIPQLAERFCATQGKVTYRGVTVDS from the coding sequence TTGGCCGAATCACGCTTGGCGGATGGGGTTCGGCGGCCAGGCGAATGCCCAGAATGTGAATTGGCAGAAGTGGTAACGCAGCAACTCGACCCCGATCATCCGCCTCCGAAACGTATCGAGCACCTCTCCGGTCCCATTCGTAAGATGGCCACCGGCGCTGCTTTGTTTGTGGCGATTTGCGTGGTGGCTGTCTTCGGCTACGTCGCCCATGGCTGGCGAATCGACGACGCCATCTACATGGTGATCATCACCATCTTCGGCGTCGGATATGGCGAAGTCCAACCGGTTGAGTCGCCGGCTCTGCGGGCGTTGACCATCATGGTCATCATCTCTGGCTATGGAGCGGTTATCTATACCATCGGCGGATTCATGCAGATGGTGGTCGACGGGGAACTACAAAAAGCATTAGGAGCACGTCGCATGTCGCTGGAAATTGATCGACTTGCAGGACACACCATCATTTGCGGCGTCGGTCGCATGGGATCGATTCTTGCCAGAGAACTCGCAACCGCCGCGAAACCGTTCGTTGTGATTGATACCGACGAACGTCGTCTTGCCGCGGCTCAGGAACTGGGTTACTTGTTCATCAACGGCGACGCCACCGACGAACATGTCTTGGAGCAAGCTGGCATTAAGAAGGCTTCCGTCCTGACGACAGTTCTTTCGGAAGATGCGACCAATGTATTTGTGGCGGTGACTGCTCGCGGAATGAATCCTGAGATCATGATCATTGCCCGAGGCGAGAATCCTAAAACCGAGAAAAAACTGATCGGTTGCGGGGCAGATAAAGTCGTTTTGCCGACGGCGATCGGAGCGAAGAAGCTCGCGCAGATGATCATTCGCCCTTCCGCTGAAAATATGCTCGACCAAGTGACCACCCATGGTGATATGAACGATGAGCTTGGCCAGATTGGTCTCCGTTTCGACGAGCTTATCGTTGCCGATGGTTCAACGCTGGTCGACAAGACGATCAGTAGTATCGAGCTACGCAGCAATCATGGTTTTCTGATTGTCGGTTTGCGGCGAAGCGATGGTTCCAATGTTCTGAACCCGCCTGCGGATACGAAGTTGTCTTCCGGAGATGTGGTGATCGTGTTGGGGCACTCCAACGACATTCCTCAATTGGCGGAACGTTTCTGTGCTACGCAAGGGAAAGTGACGTACCGCGGCGTCACCGTCGATTCGTAA